GGGTTCGTTGCAGGACTCTATGGACAAATTCAAAACACGGCATTCATCTATTTCGACATTCTTCCTAAACTTTGGGACTTCACTGGATCATGGCTTCTACGACTTGCACCCGCTCGATTCACCGGCGAGATTTCTCACTCAATCGTTTTCGTCCTTACTTTTATTGTAATTCAACAGTTTATTTCACTCCCAACTTCAATCTACCAGACGTTTGTGTTGGAGGAGAAGTTTGGTTTCAATAAGCAGACGCCTAAAATCTTCGTTACGGACATGTTGAAGGGACAAATGTTGGCATTTACATTGACTCCACCGATCCTCGCTGGCTTTCTCACTATCATCCAAAAAACTGGCCATCAATTCTTCTACTACTTGTGGCTGTTTGGTGCTGGACTCCAGGTTTTCATGATTACAATCTACCCGATCACGATCTTACCCTTGTTCAACAAGCTCTCGCCCCTCGAACCCggagaattgaaagatggCGTCGAGGCTTTGGCCAAACGTTTGAACTTCCCTCTTCACGAATTGCATGTTATTGACGGCAGCAAGCGCAGTGCTCACAGTAATGCTTATTTCTTCGGTCTGCCATGGAAGAAGCACATCGTCATTTATGATACTCTGATCGAGAAGAGCGACACACAAGAGATTGTAGCTGTTCTTGCACATGAACTTGGTCACTGGAGCCGGGGACACACTACAAAGCTCTTTGGAATTTCTCAGGTAAGCAGATTTCTGTTGGTTATTACGGAATTGTTATTAACTATTTACAGGCCCACTTCTTCTACATCTTCTCCCTGTTCTCtgtcttcatcaacaaccacTCCTTGTACCAATCATTTGGGTTCCACAACGAGTTCCCAATCATAATAGGGTTCATCTTGTTTTCGGATGCACTTGCCCCTATGGACACAGTCATCAAGCTATTGATGAATATACTCAGCAGAAAGTACGAGTTTGAAGCAGATGACTTCGCACAAGGACTTGGATACCAGGCTGAGCTAGCTCGCTCGTTGATAAAATTGCAGATCCAGAACTTGAGTACCATGGATGCGGACTGGATGTATGCAAGCTACCATTTCTCTCATCCAATATTGTCGGAGAGATTAGGTGCTTTGGGATGGAAATCGAGCGGTCCAGTTGCACCAGCGGCTGCAAAGGATGAGAAGACCGCACAAGCCAGTGGCAGAGAATTGTAGATGTACAGCATTCTAAATTACGAGGAAACCTCTGAATGGATGTACGGTATAGACTGAATAAGAAGATTTCCGTTAACCTCGCTAAAACGCATCAAAAATTCGTGACTTGTAGTTCGTCGTGCTCATTATGCTGCGGATTGTTTCTTCGCTTCCTTCGCCTTCAGCTCTGCCTTGTGTCTTGCCTTTTTTTCGGCCTTTCGtgcttccttttccttcctgcTCAATTCTTTGGTTTGATGGAATCCTGGAGGTGCCTTTGCACTTGGCTCAACTTCAAGATCACTATCAACTTCTGCATTGTTCGCTTTTGTAACCCTGGCTCCAacatctccctcctccatACTCTGCTCCctctcaaattcttcctTATCCTGCCACCCATCTACATCCATATTGTCGCCCCCGCTTGCATCTTCCAAACCCTGCGCAATCTCAACTGGATTTTCCTCCTCCATTTCTAATGTTGGCGCAAGCCATTCTCCGCGCAGACCAGCTTCAAC
The Botrytis cinerea B05.10 chromosome 5, complete sequence DNA segment above includes these coding regions:
- the Bcmep gene encoding Bcmep, which translates into the protein MDFLQRLARFLDRPLFPWKKLIVGFSLAQYLFEGFLSLRQYQVLKQTRPPKVLSNEVSQEVFDKSQAYGRAKAQFGFVAGLYGQIQNTAFIYFDILPKLWDFTGSWLLRLAPARFTGEISHSIVFVLTFIVIQQFISLPTSIYQTFVLEEKFGFNKQTPKIFVTDMLKGQMLAFTLTPPILAGFLTIIQKTGHQFFYYLWLFGAGLQVFMITIYPITILPLFNKLSPLEPGELKDGVEALAKRLNFPLHELHVIDGSKRSAHSNAYFFGLPWKKHIVIYDTLIEKSDTQEIVAVLAHELGHWSRGHTTKLFGISQAHFFYIFSLFSVFINNHSLYQSFGFHNEFPIIIGFILFSDALAPMDTVIKLLMNILSRKYEFEADDFAQGLGYQAELARSLIKLQIQNLSTMDADWMYASYHFSHPILSERLGALGWKSSGPVAPAAAKDEKTAQASGREL